Genomic segment of Rhodocaloribacter litoris:
CATGCTTTTCCCGCGACGCGTTCTTCCTCCGGCCCTTCGGGGTTCCTGCAGGAGGCCCGGCGGCTGGCCTCCACGGCGTCTCCTCCCGTGGAGGAAGCCGAAAGGCGCGTTCCGGCCGTTCGCCGCCGGCACCCGGTCACCATCGACGGGCGGCTCGACGAGGCTGCCTGGGAGCAGGCGCCCGTGATCGACCGGTTTCTCCAGCGCGATCCCGTCGAAGGAGCGCCGCCGACCGAGCGGACGGCCGTGCGCGTGCTCTTCGACGACGACGCGCTCTACGTCGGCGCCCGGCTCTACGACAGCGCACCGGACTCCATCGTCGCCCGCCTGGGCCGCCGCGACGCCGACCTGGAGTCCGACCGCTTCGTGGTCTTCATCGATCCCTTCTACGACCGGCGCACCGGCTATTATTTCGGCGTCAACGCCGCCGGCACGCTCTACGACGGTGTGCTCATGAACGACGACTGGGACGACGATGCGTGGGACGGGGTCTGGGAGGGAAAGGTACACCTCGATGAAGCGGGCTGGAGCGTCGAGATGCGCATCCCGTATTCGCAGCTTCGCTTTCATCGAAAAGACCGGTACGTCTGGGGCATTAACTTCCGGCGGGACATCTCGCGCAAGAACGAGTCGGATTACCTGGTCTACACGCCGCGGCAGGAGAGCGGCTTCGTCTCTCGCTTCTACGACCTCGTCGGGATGGAAGACATCACGCCGCGCCGCCAGGTCGAGGTGATGCCTTACCTGACGGCACGGGCCGAGTTCACCGACCAGCCCCGGGGCAATCCTTTCGACGACGGCTCGCGGTATGTGCCCGGCGTCGGGGTGGACCTGAAGGTGGGCCTGACGAGCAACCTGACGCTCAATGCCACCGTCAACCCCGACTTCGGGCAGGTGGAGGTGGATCCCGCCGTCGTCAACCTGAGTGACATCGAGACCTTCTTTCCCGAGAAGCGGCCCTTCTTCATCGAGGGGGCCTCCGTGTTCAACTTCGGCCGGGGCGGGGCCAGCAGCAACTGGGGCTTCAACTGGGGCAACCCGGCCTTCTTCTACAGCCGCCGCATCGGCCGGGCGCCGCAGGGAAGCCTGCCGGAGCACGACTATGCGGACGTCTCCGACGGGGTGCGGATTCTCGGGGCCGCCAAGCTTACCGGGCGCATCGGCTCCGCCAACGTGGGCACGATCCAGGCCCTCACCGAACGCGGCGTGGCCGGCGTGGCCCGCGGTGCGGAGCGCTTCTCGGCCGAAGTGGAGCCCCTGGCCTATTACGGCGTCTTCCGGGCCCAGCAGGAATTCAACGAAGGGCGGCAGGCCCTGGGCTTCCTGGGGACCGTCGCGCAGCGCGACTTCCGCGAGGACTGGCTCCGGGACGAGGTCAACCAGGCCGCCTACGGCTTCGGTCTCGACGGCTGGACGTTCCTCGATGACGACAGGGTGTGGGTCCTCACCGGATGGCTGGGTGCCACCCACGTGCGGGGTACCCGCGCGCGCATGCTCGCCCTGCAACAGAGCGCGCTCCACTACTTCCAGCGGCCCGACCTCGGCGCCGTCGCCGTGGACAGCAACGCCACCGGCCTCACCGGTACGGCCGGGCGCCTGGCCCTCAACAAGCAGCGCGGCCGGTTCACCGTGAACGCGGCGCTCGGCTTCATCAGCCCCGGCTTCGATGTCAACGACCTCGGCTTCATGTGGCGCACGAACGTCGTCAACGGGCACCTGGCCACAACCCTCCGCTGGACCGATCCCACGCCGTGGTACCGCCGCCTCTTCTGGAACGCTGCGGTCTTCCGCAGCCTGGACTTCGACGGCAACACCACCTGGACGGGCGTCTGGACCTCCGGCTTCATCCAGTTCCTCAACTACTACGGCCTCTGGGTGATGGTCGCCGTCAACCCCGAGACGGTCAACAACACCCGCACGCGCGGCGGCCCGCTGACGCGCAACCCCCCGGGCGTCGAGCTCGGTCTCGAGTTCGAAACCGACAGCCGCAAGCCCCTCGTCTTCACGCTGAATGCCTTTACCTACCGGCAGCCGAACGAGGGCAACCTCAGCTTCGGCCCGGGGATCGAATACAAACCGGCTTCCAACCTCTCGCTCCGGGTCAGCCCCCAGCTCAGCCTCAACCGCGAATTCGCCCAGTACGTCGGCCAGTTCGACGACCCGACCGCCACGCATACCTTCGGCAAACGCTACGTCTTCGCCGAGCTCGACCAGGTCACCCTCTCGACGAGTATCCGGCTGAACTGGACCTTTACCCCGACGATGAGCTTCCAGCTCTTCGCACAGCCCTTCATCTCCTCCGGCGACTACGCGCACTACAAGGAACTGGCCCGCCCGAAAAGCTACGACTTCATCACCTATGGCGAGGCGGGTACCACCTTCGACCCGGCGACGCGCGTGGCCGACCCCGACGGGGAGGGGCCGGCACCCCCGCTGGAGCTGCCCGATCTCGACTTCAACTTCAAGTCGCTGCGTGGAACGGCCGTCTTCCGCTGGGAATACCGCCCCGGCTCGACGCTCTTCCTGGTCTGGACGCAGGCGCGCTCCGACACCGAGGAGCACGGCGAATTCCGGTTCTCGCACTCGCTCAGGCGCCTCTTCGATGTCCGGCCGGACAACATCTTCATGGTCAAACTCACGTACTGGCTCAGCCGTTGAATCAAAAAAATGATGTTACGCAGTGGAGACCGGTGCGACGGCAGGACTATAGCGGAGGTCAGGGTTATTGAGGGCATGGTTGCCCTTAGCGAACGTACCGTGTAGCCGCGGATCTGGACGCGTTGCGCGTCCCGTTAGCCCGGGCGCGCCGGCGGAGAGGGGGGCGCACCCG
This window contains:
- a CDS encoding DUF5916 domain-containing protein codes for the protein MLLLCLGLSSGWMGDGARVHAFPATRSSSGPSGFLQEARRLASTASPPVEEAERRVPAVRRRHPVTIDGRLDEAAWEQAPVIDRFLQRDPVEGAPPTERTAVRVLFDDDALYVGARLYDSAPDSIVARLGRRDADLESDRFVVFIDPFYDRRTGYYFGVNAAGTLYDGVLMNDDWDDDAWDGVWEGKVHLDEAGWSVEMRIPYSQLRFHRKDRYVWGINFRRDISRKNESDYLVYTPRQESGFVSRFYDLVGMEDITPRRQVEVMPYLTARAEFTDQPRGNPFDDGSRYVPGVGVDLKVGLTSNLTLNATVNPDFGQVEVDPAVVNLSDIETFFPEKRPFFIEGASVFNFGRGGASSNWGFNWGNPAFFYSRRIGRAPQGSLPEHDYADVSDGVRILGAAKLTGRIGSANVGTIQALTERGVAGVARGAERFSAEVEPLAYYGVFRAQQEFNEGRQALGFLGTVAQRDFREDWLRDEVNQAAYGFGLDGWTFLDDDRVWVLTGWLGATHVRGTRARMLALQQSALHYFQRPDLGAVAVDSNATGLTGTAGRLALNKQRGRFTVNAALGFISPGFDVNDLGFMWRTNVVNGHLATTLRWTDPTPWYRRLFWNAAVFRSLDFDGNTTWTGVWTSGFIQFLNYYGLWVMVAVNPETVNNTRTRGGPLTRNPPGVELGLEFETDSRKPLVFTLNAFTYRQPNEGNLSFGPGIEYKPASNLSLRVSPQLSLNREFAQYVGQFDDPTATHTFGKRYVFAELDQVTLSTSIRLNWTFTPTMSFQLFAQPFISSGDYAHYKELARPKSYDFITYGEAGTTFDPATRVADPDGEGPAPPLELPDLDFNFKSLRGTAVFRWEYRPGSTLFLVWTQARSDTEEHGEFRFSHSLRRLFDVRPDNIFMVKLTYWLSR